One segment of Sinorhizobium sp. BG8 DNA contains the following:
- the plsY gene encoding glycerol-3-phosphate 1-O-acyltransferase PlsY — MLTWQIGLPATLASLVFGYLLGSIPFGLIVTRMAGLGDVRQIGSGNIGATNVLRTGNKKLAAVTLALDALKGTAAAAIASRWGLEAGIAAGFAAFLGHLYPVWLGFKGGKGVATYLGILLGLVPVMMPIFAAIWIATAYLTRFSSLSALVATAISPVVLYALGHEKVAALFVILTVMTWWKHKANISRLLNGTESRIGDKG; from the coding sequence ATATTGACCTGGCAGATCGGTCTGCCCGCCACACTCGCCAGCCTCGTTTTCGGATATCTGCTGGGCTCCATACCCTTTGGCCTGATCGTCACGCGGATGGCAGGTCTCGGCGACGTGCGCCAGATCGGCTCGGGAAACATCGGGGCAACGAACGTTCTGAGAACGGGAAACAAGAAGCTTGCGGCCGTCACTCTCGCCCTGGACGCACTCAAGGGTACGGCTGCCGCGGCGATAGCCTCCCGTTGGGGCCTCGAGGCTGGCATTGCAGCAGGCTTCGCTGCCTTCCTCGGCCACCTCTATCCGGTCTGGCTCGGCTTCAAGGGGGGCAAGGGTGTCGCGACGTATCTCGGCATTCTTCTTGGCCTTGTCCCAGTCATGATGCCGATCTTCGCCGCAATCTGGATCGCGACCGCTTATCTCACCCGCTTTTCCTCGTTGTCCGCCCTGGTTGCAACGGCGATCAGTCCGGTTGTATTGTATGCGCTCGGACACGAGAAGGTGGCGGCTCTCTTCGTCATCCTGACAGTCATGACTTGGTGGAAGCACAAGGCCAACATCTCCCGGCTGCTGAACGGCACCGAGAGCCGGATCGGGGACAAGGGATAG
- a CDS encoding dihydroorotase has product MSRPTVLQNLRIIDPSRNVDEIGTIVIEHGRISAAGQSALNQGAPSDAEVMDCSGLIAAPGLVDARVFVGEPGAEHRETIESASRAAAAGGVTTFIMMPDTDPVIDDIALVEFVLKTARDKAIVNIHPAAALTKGLQGEEMTEFGLLMAAGAVAFTNGRHAMHNAQVLRRAMTYGREFGAVIALETRDKHLGAGGVMNEGLLASWLGLSGTPREAELIPLERDLRIAALTRAAYHAAQISVPESAEAVRIARERGANVTCGVSINHLTLNENDIGEYRTFFKLSPPLRAEADRSAMVDALASGAIDIIVSAHDPQDVDTKRLPFADAADGAIGLETLLAAALRLHHSGEVSLMRLIDAMSTRPAKTFGLDAGTLMPGARADIVLIDPDEPWIASKDQLVSRSKNTPFEDARFTGRALQTYVAGKRVHSVR; this is encoded by the coding sequence ATGAGCCGCCCGACCGTTCTACAGAATCTCCGCATCATCGACCCCTCACGCAACGTCGACGAAATCGGAACGATCGTCATCGAGCACGGGCGGATCTCCGCTGCCGGACAATCGGCACTGAACCAGGGCGCGCCGTCGGATGCCGAGGTGATGGACTGCAGCGGGCTGATCGCAGCCCCCGGACTGGTCGATGCGCGGGTCTTCGTCGGCGAACCCGGCGCGGAACACCGCGAGACGATCGAATCCGCCTCCCGGGCGGCGGCGGCCGGCGGTGTCACCACCTTCATCATGATGCCCGACACCGATCCTGTTATCGACGACATCGCGCTCGTGGAATTCGTTCTGAAGACGGCGCGCGACAAGGCGATCGTGAACATCCACCCTGCCGCTGCCCTAACCAAGGGACTGCAGGGCGAGGAGATGACCGAGTTCGGCCTTCTCATGGCAGCAGGCGCAGTCGCCTTTACCAACGGCCGGCATGCGATGCATAACGCGCAGGTCCTTCGCCGGGCGATGACATACGGACGCGAATTCGGCGCCGTCATCGCACTCGAGACGCGCGACAAGCACCTCGGCGCCGGCGGCGTGATGAACGAAGGCCTCCTTGCCAGCTGGCTCGGCCTCTCCGGTACGCCGCGCGAAGCCGAGCTCATCCCGCTGGAGCGCGACCTGAGGATCGCGGCGCTTACGCGTGCCGCATACCACGCAGCGCAGATCTCCGTTCCCGAATCGGCGGAAGCCGTGCGGATCGCCCGCGAGCGTGGTGCGAACGTTACCTGCGGCGTCTCCATCAATCACCTGACGCTCAACGAGAACGACATCGGCGAATACCGCACGTTCTTCAAGCTTTCACCGCCGCTGCGCGCGGAAGCCGACCGATCGGCCATGGTGGATGCACTCGCGAGCGGTGCAATCGATATCATCGTCTCCGCGCATGACCCTCAGGACGTCGATACGAAGCGCCTGCCCTTTGCCGATGCCGCCGACGGGGCGATCGGGCTGGAGACCCTTCTGGCGGCGGCCCTCAGGTTGCATCACAGCGGCGAAGTAAGCCTGATGCGGCTGATCGATGCCATGTCGACGCGCCCGGCCAAGACATTTGGCCTCGATGCGGGAACGCTCATGCCGGGCGCGCGCGCCGACATCGTGCTCATCGACCCGGACGAACCCTGGATCGCCTCGAAGGATCAGCTGGTCTCCCGATCCAAGAATACACCCTTCGAAGATGCCCGCTTTACGGGACGGGCGCTTCAAACCTATGTTGCAGGAAAGCGCGTTCATTCGGTGCGGTAA
- a CDS encoding aspartate carbamoyltransferase catalytic subunit: MDFFPHRHLLGIKGLTEQEITLLLDKADEAVKISRQREKKTSTLRGLTQINLFFEASTRTQSSFELAGKRLGADVMNMSVSNSSVKKGETLIDTAMTLNAMHPDVLVVRHSSAGAAALLAQKVSCSVVNAGDGQHEHPTQALLDALTIRRAKGKLSRIIVAICGDVLHSRVARSNILLLNQMGARVRVVAPSTLLPTGIAEMGAEVYHSMAEGLKDADVVMMLRLQRERMSGAFVPSVREYFHYYGLDAEKLKAAKEDALVMHPGPMNRGVEIASEIADGPQSVIEQQVEMGVAVRMAVMETLLLSQNQGPRT, translated from the coding sequence ATGGATTTCTTTCCGCATCGCCACCTTCTCGGCATAAAGGGTCTGACCGAACAGGAAATTACGCTCCTGCTCGACAAGGCAGACGAGGCCGTCAAGATAAGTCGCCAAAGGGAGAAGAAAACCTCCACCCTTCGCGGCCTTACCCAGATCAATCTGTTCTTCGAGGCCTCCACGCGCACGCAGTCCTCATTCGAACTCGCCGGCAAGCGGCTCGGCGCCGACGTGATGAACATGTCGGTTTCGAACTCCTCCGTGAAGAAGGGCGAGACGCTGATCGACACCGCGATGACGCTGAACGCGATGCATCCGGACGTGCTGGTCGTGCGCCACTCCTCGGCCGGTGCCGCCGCCCTGCTCGCCCAGAAGGTCTCCTGCTCCGTCGTCAATGCCGGCGACGGGCAGCATGAGCATCCGACGCAGGCGCTTCTCGACGCGCTCACCATCCGGCGCGCCAAAGGCAAGCTGTCGCGGATCATCGTGGCGATTTGCGGCGACGTGCTGCACTCGCGCGTCGCCCGTTCAAACATCCTTCTCCTCAACCAGATGGGCGCGCGGGTCCGGGTCGTGGCGCCGTCGACACTGTTGCCCACCGGCATCGCCGAGATGGGGGCCGAGGTCTATCATTCGATGGCGGAAGGCCTGAAGGATGCGGACGTCGTCATGATGCTCCGCCTCCAGCGCGAGCGCATGTCCGGCGCCTTCGTCCCGTCGGTTCGCGAGTATTTCCACTACTACGGCCTCGACGCAGAGAAGCTCAAGGCGGCCAAGGAAGACGCGCTCGTCATGCATCCGGGGCCGATGAACCGCGGTGTCGAGATTGCCTCGGAAATCGCCGACGGTCCCCAGAGCGTCATCGAACAGCAGGTCGAGATGGGTGTCGCCGTGCGCATGGCCGTCATGGAAACCCTTCTTCTTTCGCAAAACCAGGGGCCCCGCACATGA
- a CDS encoding acyl-CoA dehydrogenase family protein yields MTRENRNEQKLAELNQPKLWSGINAYRTDPLLVDATASMPKALRDEFDVIGRYVTSPEAQELARMANQGVPELRTHGPRGERIDVVDFHPAWHALMRRSMTNGLNCSVWENVADEQGRAHRARAVRFYLTAQLECGHLCPLTMTSASVAALSASPAVQREWGRRVLSRKYDSANKPATQKSAVTIGMGMTEKQGGTDVRANTSTAERVGEGIYRLSGHKWFMSAPMSDAFVMLAKTREGMGCFLVPRLLEDGSPNGLRLQRLKDKVGNRSNASSEVEFSEAFGFLLGTPDGGIRTILDMVTLTRLDCALASAGIMRASLAEAVHHARGRNVFGKVLVSQPIMTRVLADMALDVAGASALAFRLAEAFDKAPTSAEDAAYARVMTPVVKYWCCKIAPALIYEAMECIGGSGYVEERPIARHYREAPVNAIWEGSGNVMALDLLRVLSRGRDLFELVFATLTRDLGAAGKKTVDVLRAAMSLCERDEGAARMLVEQLALAAAAAELYRVGAGRIADAFLETRLAAGWRSTYGMLDSRFDSAQIVDLLYPPAA; encoded by the coding sequence ATGACTCGCGAAAACCGCAACGAACAGAAACTCGCCGAACTGAACCAGCCCAAGCTTTGGTCCGGCATCAACGCCTACAGAACCGATCCGCTTCTCGTGGACGCGACCGCGTCCATGCCGAAGGCGTTGCGTGACGAATTCGACGTGATCGGCCGGTATGTGACCTCGCCCGAGGCGCAGGAACTGGCGCGCATGGCGAATCAGGGCGTGCCCGAGCTACGCACGCACGGGCCGCGCGGCGAGCGGATCGATGTCGTCGATTTTCACCCGGCCTGGCACGCGCTTATGCGGCGTTCGATGACGAACGGCCTCAATTGTTCGGTCTGGGAAAACGTCGCGGATGAGCAGGGCCGGGCGCACCGCGCACGCGCTGTTCGCTTCTACCTGACGGCGCAGCTCGAATGTGGCCATCTGTGCCCTCTCACCATGACGAGCGCCTCCGTTGCGGCTCTTTCCGCCTCGCCTGCCGTTCAACGGGAGTGGGGGCGCCGCGTTCTTTCCCGCAAGTACGATTCCGCCAACAAGCCGGCCACCCAGAAGAGCGCGGTGACCATCGGCATGGGCATGACGGAAAAACAGGGCGGAACCGATGTCCGCGCCAACACCTCGACCGCCGAGCGCGTCGGGGAGGGGATCTACCGGCTGAGCGGCCACAAATGGTTCATGTCGGCGCCGATGAGCGACGCCTTCGTCATGCTCGCCAAGACCCGCGAAGGGATGGGATGTTTTCTGGTGCCGCGCCTGCTCGAGGACGGCTCCCCCAACGGCCTGCGCCTGCAGCGGTTGAAAGACAAGGTCGGCAATCGCTCCAACGCTTCGTCGGAGGTCGAGTTCTCCGAGGCGTTCGGCTTCCTGCTCGGAACCCCGGACGGCGGCATTCGTACGATTCTCGACATGGTGACGCTGACGAGGCTCGATTGCGCCCTCGCTTCGGCCGGCATCATGCGGGCATCGCTCGCCGAGGCGGTGCACCATGCCCGCGGACGCAACGTCTTCGGCAAGGTGTTGGTCAGCCAGCCGATCATGACCCGCGTGCTTGCCGACATGGCGCTCGACGTGGCCGGAGCGAGTGCGCTCGCCTTCCGGCTTGCGGAGGCCTTCGACAAGGCGCCGACAAGTGCCGAGGATGCGGCCTACGCACGCGTCATGACACCGGTCGTGAAGTACTGGTGCTGCAAGATCGCGCCGGCCCTGATCTACGAGGCGATGGAATGCATCGGAGGCAGCGGCTACGTCGAGGAGCGCCCAATTGCCCGCCACTATCGCGAGGCTCCGGTCAATGCGATCTGGGAAGGGTCGGGCAATGTCATGGCGCTTGATCTTCTCAGGGTGCTGAGCCGCGGTCGGGACCTCTTCGAACTCGTATTCGCTACCCTGACCCGCGACCTCGGCGCTGCAGGAAAGAAGACGGTCGACGTATTGCGTGCGGCCATGTCGCTTTGCGAGCGGGACGAGGGGGCGGCACGCATGCTTGTCGAGCAACTGGCGCTCGCTGCTGCCGCCGCAGAACTCTATCGCGTAGGCGCCGGTCGTATAGCCGACGCCTTCCTGGAGACGAGGCTCGCCGCCGGCTGGCGTTCCACTTATGGGATGCTCGATTCCCGGTTCGACTCAGCCCAGATCGTCGATCTTCTCTACCCGCCCGCCGCATAG
- a CDS encoding DUF6105 family protein produces MKWFLILWAGPIALLGSWYGLSYYDMSFGIFMLTRDAHDLVFRIYGHILGVPPEVLPPLVARAIVVDSLVVFAVIAFRRRARIRAWWHARKAAAQPSEPLRASEESLSSAP; encoded by the coding sequence ATGAAGTGGTTCCTGATCCTGTGGGCCGGCCCGATCGCGCTGCTCGGCAGCTGGTACGGTCTGTCCTACTACGACATGAGCTTCGGCATTTTCATGCTGACGCGCGATGCGCATGATCTTGTGTTTCGCATCTACGGGCACATTCTCGGCGTGCCGCCGGAAGTCCTTCCGCCGCTCGTCGCACGCGCCATCGTCGTCGACAGCCTTGTCGTATTCGCTGTGATCGCGTTTCGCCGGCGGGCCCGCATTCGCGCCTGGTGGCATGCGCGCAAGGCGGCCGCTCAGCCGTCCGAGCCGTTGCGGGCAAGCGAGGAGAGCCTGTCGAGCGCTCCCTGA
- the ruvX gene encoding Holliday junction resolvase RuvX, with translation MAILSIEELAEKLGPGEAVAGLDLGTKTIGLSLSDLGRRLATPRPVLKRVKFTVDAEALLSFAHKEKVVAFVIGLPVNMDGSAGPRVQATRAFVRNMVEKTEIPFVYWDERLSTVAAERALIEMDVSRKKRAERIDSAAASFILQGALDRLSSLARNGSDG, from the coding sequence ATGGCAATTCTATCGATCGAGGAACTGGCAGAGAAGCTTGGCCCCGGCGAGGCCGTTGCCGGTCTCGATCTCGGCACCAAGACGATAGGGCTTTCTCTCTCCGATCTCGGACGTCGGCTGGCGACACCCCGTCCGGTGCTGAAGCGCGTGAAATTCACGGTGGATGCGGAAGCTCTGCTTTCCTTCGCCCACAAGGAGAAGGTCGTCGCCTTCGTCATCGGCCTTCCCGTCAACATGGATGGAAGCGCCGGACCGCGTGTGCAGGCAACGCGCGCCTTCGTGCGCAACATGGTCGAGAAGACCGAGATCCCTTTCGTATACTGGGACGAGCGGCTTTCGACCGTCGCCGCGGAAAGGGCCCTCATCGAGATGGACGTTTCTCGCAAGAAGCGCGCGGAGCGGATTGATTCCGCTGCCGCATCCTTCATCCTTCAGGGAGCGCTCGACAGGCTCTCCTCGCTTGCCCGCAACGGCTCGGACGGCTGA
- a CDS encoding metal-dependent hydrolase, with protein sequence MKITWLGHSAFHIETANAKILIDPFFTGNPAFDEATRRDAVAGLTHVLLTHGHGDHVGDTIAIAKETGATVLANADLAAWLGSRGVSKLEMGNTGGTVHFDGFSATFVNALHSSAQITEDGVSHSLGNANGLVLHFEDEPTLYHMGDTDIFSDMALINELHMPEIGLVPIGDRFTMGGAVAALACQRYFKFETVIPCHYGSFGIIDKTADKFVAGMDGVATKVEVAKVGVGLSR encoded by the coding sequence ATGAAGATCACCTGGCTCGGCCATTCGGCCTTTCACATCGAGACGGCAAACGCGAAAATCCTGATCGACCCGTTCTTCACCGGTAACCCGGCCTTCGATGAGGCGACCCGCCGCGATGCCGTCGCCGGCCTTACCCACGTTCTGCTGACCCACGGACATGGCGACCATGTCGGCGATACGATCGCGATTGCCAAGGAGACCGGTGCCACGGTCCTCGCCAATGCGGACCTCGCGGCCTGGCTTGGCTCCAGGGGCGTCTCCAAGCTGGAGATGGGCAACACAGGTGGCACGGTTCACTTCGATGGTTTCTCCGCGACCTTCGTCAATGCACTGCATTCGTCGGCGCAGATCACCGAGGACGGCGTTTCCCATTCTCTCGGCAACGCCAACGGCCTCGTCCTGCATTTCGAGGACGAGCCGACGCTATATCACATGGGTGACACGGACATCTTCTCCGACATGGCTCTGATCAACGAGCTGCACATGCCCGAGATTGGCCTCGTGCCCATCGGCGACCGTTTCACCATGGGAGGAGCCGTGGCTGCTCTTGCCTGCCAGCGCTACTTCAAGTTCGAAACGGTCATTCCGTGCCACTACGGCTCGTTCGGGATCATCGACAAGACGGCTGACAAGTTCGTGGCCGGCATGGACGGGGTCGCAACGAAGGTAGAGGTGGCCAAAGTCGGCGTCGGCCTTTCGCGTTGA
- the gatC gene encoding Asp-tRNA(Asn)/Glu-tRNA(Gln) amidotransferase subunit GatC: MSVDLATVKRVAHLARIAVTEEEASRMTGELNAILGFVEQLSEVDVEGVAPMTSVTPMEMKERVDAVTDGNKATDIVANAPVTDRNFFLVPKVVE; the protein is encoded by the coding sequence ATGTCCGTAGATCTTGCCACCGTGAAGCGCGTGGCGCACCTTGCTCGCATCGCAGTCACCGAAGAGGAGGCCAGCCGCATGACGGGCGAGCTGAACGCCATTCTCGGCTTCGTGGAGCAACTCTCGGAAGTGGATGTCGAAGGCGTCGCTCCGATGACGTCGGTTACTCCGATGGAGATGAAGGAGCGTGTCGACGCGGTAACGGACGGCAACAAGGCCACCGATATCGTTGCCAATGCACCCGTTACCGACCGCAACTTCTTCCTCGTGCCGAAAGTGGTGGAGTAA
- a CDS encoding GNAT family N-acetyltransferase — protein MAITLAVESPLQDDVRDLVADLNDTLLALSPPEACFHLTVEQMAEPSVTVWIARDGGEVVGCGALKRHSSTVGEVKRMFTRPQWQGQGVGKAILSRIIAAAESENLATLVLETGDRHPAAWALYEKAGFSLCGPVLDYPASPYSVFYQKQLCAA, from the coding sequence TTGGCCATCACCCTCGCAGTCGAGAGCCCGCTGCAGGACGACGTTCGTGATCTCGTCGCGGATCTGAACGACACGCTGCTGGCACTTTCGCCTCCGGAAGCCTGCTTTCATCTTACGGTGGAGCAGATGGCCGAGCCGTCCGTGACCGTCTGGATCGCCCGTGATGGCGGCGAAGTGGTCGGATGCGGTGCGCTGAAGCGCCATTCCTCGACCGTTGGCGAGGTGAAGCGCATGTTCACCCGCCCGCAATGGCAGGGGCAGGGGGTCGGCAAGGCGATCCTCTCCCGGATCATCGCGGCTGCAGAATCCGAGAATCTCGCCACGCTGGTGCTGGAAACGGGGGACCGCCATCCGGCTGCCTGGGCACTCTACGAGAAAGCCGGCTTCTCGCTTTGCGGCCCGGTTCTCGACTATCCGGCTTCGCCTTATTCAGTGTTCTACCAGAAGCAGCTTTGCGCTGCGTGA
- the gatA gene encoding Asp-tRNA(Asn)/Glu-tRNA(Gln) amidotransferase subunit GatA, giving the protein MTDLTRLTIAEAREKLAGKEITAVELTDAYLAAIEAANGALNAYVTVTPEKAREMAKASDDRIAEGKAGALEGIPLGIKDLFGTEGVHTQACSHILDGFKPRYESTVTQNLWNDGAVMLGKLNMDEFAMGSSNETSFYGPVKNPWRAKGSNLDLVPGGSSGGSAAAVAAFLCAGATATDTGGSIRQPAAFTGTVGIKPTYGRCSRWGVVAFASSLDQAGPIARDVRDAAILLKSMASVDAKDTTSVDLPVPDYEKSIGQSVKGMRIGIPKEYRVDGMPEEIEALWQQGIAWLKEAGAEIVDISLPHTKYALPAYYIVAPAEASSNLARYDGVRYGLRVEGKDIVDMYEKTRAAGFGKEVKRRIMIGTYVLSAGYYDAYYLQAQKVRTLIKRDFELVFNAGVDAILTPATPSSAFGIADEDLAADPVKMYLNDIFTVTVNMAGLPGIAVPAGLDHKGLPLGLQLIGKPFDEETLFKTAHVIEQAAGRFAPTKWW; this is encoded by the coding sequence ATGACCGATCTTACCCGCCTGACCATTGCCGAAGCCCGCGAAAAGCTCGCTGGCAAGGAGATCACTGCCGTCGAGCTGACGGATGCCTACCTTGCGGCGATCGAGGCTGCGAACGGGGCGCTCAATGCCTATGTCACGGTGACGCCTGAGAAGGCCCGCGAGATGGCAAAGGCATCCGACGACCGCATAGCCGAGGGCAAGGCGGGAGCGCTCGAAGGCATCCCGCTGGGCATCAAGGACCTCTTCGGGACGGAAGGCGTTCATACCCAGGCTTGCAGCCACATCCTCGACGGGTTCAAGCCGCGATACGAATCGACCGTGACCCAGAACCTCTGGAACGATGGCGCCGTCATGCTCGGCAAGCTGAACATGGACGAGTTTGCCATGGGCTCGTCGAACGAGACCTCGTTCTACGGTCCGGTGAAGAACCCCTGGCGCGCAAAGGGCTCGAACCTGGACCTCGTGCCGGGTGGGTCGTCCGGCGGCTCGGCTGCTGCCGTGGCCGCGTTCCTCTGCGCCGGCGCCACCGCGACGGATACGGGCGGCTCGATCCGCCAGCCTGCGGCCTTCACGGGTACCGTCGGCATCAAGCCGACCTACGGACGATGCTCGCGTTGGGGCGTAGTCGCGTTCGCGTCCTCGCTGGACCAGGCTGGCCCGATTGCCCGCGACGTCCGCGATGCGGCTATCCTCCTGAAATCCATGGCAAGCGTCGATGCGAAGGACACCACCTCCGTCGACCTGCCGGTGCCGGACTATGAAAAGTCGATCGGACAGTCCGTGAAGGGCATGAGAATCGGTATCCCGAAGGAGTACCGCGTCGACGGCATGCCGGAGGAGATCGAAGCGCTCTGGCAGCAGGGCATCGCCTGGCTCAAGGAAGCGGGCGCCGAGATTGTCGACATCAGCCTGCCCCACACGAAGTACGCGCTGCCGGCCTACTACATCGTCGCCCCCGCCGAGGCATCGTCGAACCTTGCCCGTTACGACGGCGTTCGCTACGGCCTGCGCGTCGAAGGCAAGGACATCGTCGACATGTACGAGAAGACGCGCGCCGCCGGCTTCGGCAAGGAGGTCAAGCGCCGCATCATGATCGGCACCTACGTGCTTTCGGCTGGTTACTACGATGCGTACTACCTACAGGCTCAGAAGGTCCGCACGCTGATCAAGCGCGATTTCGAACTCGTCTTCAATGCCGGCGTCGACGCCATCCTGACGCCCGCCACCCCGTCCTCGGCCTTCGGCATCGCCGACGAGGATCTCGCCGCCGATCCGGTGAAGATGTACCTGAACGACATCTTCACGGTGACGGTGAACATGGCGGGTCTTCCGGGCATCGCGGTTCCCGCCGGCCTCGACCACAAGGGCCTGCCGCTCGGCCTGCAGCTCATCGGCAAGCCGTTCGATGAAGAGACGCTCTTCAAGACGGCGCACGTCATTGAACAGGCAGCAGGTCGCTTCGCACCCACCAAGTGGTGGTAA
- a CDS encoding N-acetyltransferase, translating into MISIRNARQHEVSALADIGMLAWEQAVLGVADLDALRENARNAFAAFLSRHWSTVIAAELDGVLAGWAAREAMDEEITDLWVAPQAQRQGIGSALLSAVEAEMVEASHEAAGLQTHARNALALSFFRKHGYSVSWLSVAYSPKLDRDVESIGLRRNLVEDEPLGYGSNGF; encoded by the coding sequence ATGATCAGCATTCGAAATGCGCGACAGCATGAGGTTTCTGCGCTGGCGGATATCGGCATGCTTGCCTGGGAACAGGCGGTGCTCGGCGTTGCCGACCTCGATGCGCTGAGAGAGAACGCGCGCAACGCCTTCGCCGCATTCCTCAGCAGGCACTGGTCCACGGTTATCGCTGCGGAACTGGATGGCGTGCTTGCCGGCTGGGCGGCCCGCGAGGCAATGGACGAGGAGATCACCGACCTCTGGGTTGCGCCACAGGCGCAGCGGCAGGGGATCGGTTCGGCTCTTCTTTCAGCTGTAGAGGCCGAAATGGTGGAAGCCTCCCATGAGGCGGCAGGATTGCAGACCCACGCCCGCAACGCGCTGGCGCTCTCCTTCTTTCGCAAACACGGCTATTCGGTCAGCTGGCTGTCCGTTGCCTATTCGCCCAAGCTCGACCGCGACGTCGAGTCGATCGGGCTGCGCCGCAACCTGGTGGAGGATGAGCCGCTCGGCTACGGATCGAACGGCTTCTGA
- a CDS encoding YjhX family toxin: MDISHAEQRILHLLAQGGRIELERDETRTIINVFCITRDGWRANGLDIELFRKLKRRKCISSSGGRPYRITGRGLVLVRSQLDNC, from the coding sequence ATGGATATTTCCCACGCAGAACAGCGCATTCTCCATCTGCTCGCCCAAGGCGGCAGGATCGAACTCGAGCGGGACGAAACCCGCACCATCATCAACGTCTTCTGCATCACGCGCGACGGCTGGCGGGCCAACGGCCTCGACATCGAGCTGTTTAGAAAGCTGAAGCGACGCAAATGCATCTCGTCCAGCGGCGGAAGACCCTATCGGATCACCGGGCGTGGGCTCGTCCTGGTACGGTCCCAGCTCGACAATTGTTGA
- a CDS encoding DUF1294 domain-containing protein — protein MSALPIAVALVAINFLTFLVFWWDKEAARAGEWRVRERTLLGLALVGGSPGAILAQRLLRHKTRKEPFASILKLIIGCQLALAIISILAPDWFFRVIAQAP, from the coding sequence ATGAGCGCCTTGCCGATTGCCGTCGCCCTTGTGGCGATCAATTTTCTAACGTTCCTCGTCTTCTGGTGGGACAAGGAAGCAGCCCGCGCCGGAGAATGGCGGGTGCGGGAACGCACGCTTCTCGGCTTGGCCCTCGTTGGCGGAAGCCCCGGCGCCATTCTTGCCCAACGCTTGTTGCGTCACAAGACGCGCAAGGAGCCGTTCGCCTCCATCTTGAAGCTCATCATCGGCTGTCAACTTGCGCTGGCGATCATCTCGATCTTAGCGCCAGACTGGTTTTTCCGGGTGATCGCACAGGCACCTTGA